The Candidatus Spechtbacterales bacterium nucleotide sequence CGCTAAAATTGGTGGAAACGATGTTTTCTGGGAGTTTTCAGACAGGATGTTTGATAACCAGAGGCGTCTTGGCGATGCGTTTAGTATAGAGACTGCGGTATCTTTAGGAATTAACGAGCAAGAGTTTCGGACATGTCTTGATAATAGCAGGGAGATAGAAGCGAAGTTGGCAGCAGATCGTGACGAAGCGATTGCTTTAGGAGGCAGAGGAACGCCATTTGCTGTCGTCATAACTCCGACAGAAAATTTAATACCATTTAGCGGTGCACTGTCTTATGAGCAGATTATGAGTGTCGTTGAGCGAGCACGCAGTAATTAGTAATAATAATTAACAAAAATAAATGGATAAACTAAAAATAAAAATCATACTGGGTAGCACTCGACAGGGTCGCTTCAGTGAAAAGCCGGGGAATTGGATATTGGGCGAGGCGCAGAAAAAAGATACCGTGGACGCCGAATTACTTGATCTGCGGGATTATCCGATGCCGTTTTACAACGAACCGATTTCTCCTGCCATGATAGAAGATGGTGCATATTCAAATGAGATTGTGCGAAAATGGGCGGAGAAAATCAAAGAAGCCGACGCATTTATTATGGTTACACCGGAATACAATCACGGAACTTCCGCCGTCTTGAAAAACGCGCTTGATTCCGTCTACGCCGAATGGAACAACAAGCCGGTGGGTTTTGTTTCTTATGGTGGTGTTGGCGGCACCCGCGCCGTTGAACAGCTGCGCACTGTCGTGGTGGAGCTCCAAATGGCTCCGATTCGGAGCGCGGTGCATATTCAAGGAGGTCCGTGGAACTTGCTTGACGAAAAAGGAAATTTGAAAGATGGTGTCCTTGATTCTTATGAAAAGTCAGCAAGCGACACGGTCGATCAACTCATTTGGTGGGGACAAGCATTAAGTGCAGCAAGAAATAAATAAAGTCTTATTATTGAATTA carries:
- a CDS encoding NAD(P)H-dependent oxidoreductase, with the translated sequence MDKLKIKIILGSTRQGRFSEKPGNWILGEAQKKDTVDAELLDLRDYPMPFYNEPISPAMIEDGAYSNEIVRKWAEKIKEADAFIMVTPEYNHGTSAVLKNALDSVYAEWNNKPVGFVSYGGVGGTRAVEQLRTVVVELQMAPIRSAVHIQGGPWNLLDEKGNLKDGVLDSYEKSASDTVDQLIWWGQALSAARNK
- a CDS encoding DsbA family protein produces the protein AKIGGNDVFWEFSDRMFDNQRRLGDAFSIETAVSLGINEQEFRTCLDNSREIEAKLAADRDEAIALGGRGTPFAVVITPTENLIPFSGALSYEQIMSVVERARSN